The following proteins come from a genomic window of Anopheles ziemanni chromosome 3, idAnoZiCoDA_A2_x.2, whole genome shotgun sequence:
- the LOC131285649 gene encoding caspase b-like — protein MVSSGPLTGSPRYSPVYRRPSLKPNVALQIEASPPAGEISSSSSSEKYDLSKKAYVLVLHHYKFKNKDHNRSGSMKDMEQIEKVLSDFRTDALKIHSNLSLLSVRQAMDGVSTKDFSKNSCLIVFIMSHGYTHDTIMAYDGDMYSFHNDVVEKCTMNATLKGKPKIFVIQACRGGAEIQTDSTRKIISDKKDIVTFQSTYEGTVSYRNEKTGTFFMQHFLSLLKSCDRTLDIHEINMRLNNDFTKNRITQTPTMFTTLQKRLILGDLRKSRS, from the exons ATGGTTTCGTCAGGACCTTTGACTGGATCACCTCGTTATTCCCCCGTTTATAGAAGGCCGTCGTTAAAACCGAACGTTGCATTACAGATCGAAGCCTCACCTCCGGCAGG TGAAATCAGCAGTTCGTCGTCGAGTGAAAAGTATGACCTGTCGAAGAAAGCGTATGTACTAGTATTGCATCATTATAAGTTCAAAAACAAAGATCATAACCGCTCCGGGAGCATGAAAGATATGGAGCAAATCGAAAAAGTATTATCCGACTTCCGTACGGATGCTTTGAAAATCCATTCCAACTTATCATTGCTATCGGTACGACAAGCAATGGATGGAG TTAGTACCAAAGATTTTAGCAAGAATAGCTGCTTAATTGTGTTTATCATGAGTCACGGATATACACACGACACCATCATGGCTTACGATGGAGATATGTACTCTTTCCACAACGATGTCGTGGAAAAATGTACGATGAATGCAACACTCAAGGGAAAGCCCAAGATATTTGTAATACAAGCATGTCGAGGGGGCGCCGAGATTCAAACTGACTCAACTAGAAAAATTATAAGCGACAAAAAGGACATTGTGACTTTCCAAAGTACATATGAAG GCACCGTTTCGTACCGTAATGAGAAGACCGGAACCTTCTTTATgcaacattttctttcactgCTAAAATCATGTGACCGAACTCTTGACATACATGAGATCAATATGCGCCTGAATAatgattttacaaaaaacaG aATCACCCAAACGCCGACAATGTTCACAACACTACAAAAACGGCTAATACTTGGTGACTTGAGGAAATCTCGTTCGTAA